In Phalacrocorax aristotelis chromosome 25, bGulAri2.1, whole genome shotgun sequence, the following proteins share a genomic window:
- the RIT1 gene encoding GTP-binding protein Rit1 isoform X2: MTMQFISHRFPEDHDPTIEDAYKIRIRIDDEPANLDILDTAGQAEFTAMRDQYMRAGEGFIICYSITDRRSFHEVREFKQLIYRVRRTDDTPVVLVGNKSDLTQLRQVSKEEGSALAREFNCPFFETSAAYRYYIDDVFHALVREIRRKEKEAVMAMEKKSKPKSSVWKRLKSPFRRKKDSVT, translated from the exons ATGACCATGCAGTTCATCAGTCACCGGTTTCCTGAGGATCATGATCCCACAATTG AGGATGCTTATAAAATACGAATACGCATTGATGATGAGCCTGCCAATCTGGATATCTTGGACACAGCAGGACAG GCAGAGTTTACGGCCATGAGAGACCAGTACATGAGGGCTGGCGAGGGATTTATCATCTGTTATTCAATCACAGACCGGCGTAGTTTCCATGAAGTGCGTGAGTTCAAACAGCTAATCTATCGTGTTCGACGTACCGATGACACTCCTGTGGTCCTGGTGGGAAATAAATCTGATCTGACGCAGCTACGGCAG GTCTCCAAAGAAGAAGGCTCTGCTTTAGCACGAGAATTCAACTGCCCGTTTTTTGAAACTTCAGCTGCGTACCGTTACTATATTGATGACGTCTTTCATGCTCTTGTGCGAGAAATCcgcaggaaagagaaagaagcagtaatggcgatggaaaaaaaatcaaaacctaaAAGCAGTGTATGGAAAAGACTGAAGTCACCGTTTAGAAGGAAGAAGGATTCAGTCACTTGA
- the RIT1 gene encoding GTP-binding protein Rit1 isoform X1 encodes MFYEGAKAEQFALVGREPAGPPSELRPLARRGRGAGRSLAGRGGRHFGVAAWARSGAQEPRAAAAAASSGAEEMDSGARPGGGGGAPGQSREYKLVMLGAGGVGKSAMTMQFISHRFPEDHDPTIEDAYKIRIRIDDEPANLDILDTAGQAEFTAMRDQYMRAGEGFIICYSITDRRSFHEVREFKQLIYRVRRTDDTPVVLVGNKSDLTQLRQVSKEEGSALAREFNCPFFETSAAYRYYIDDVFHALVREIRRKEKEAVMAMEKKSKPKSSVWKRLKSPFRRKKDSVT; translated from the exons ATGTTTTACGAAGGCGCGAAGGCCGAGCAGTTCGCGTTGGTGGGGCGTGAGCCCGCCGGGCCGCCGTCCGAGCTCCGCCCCCTCGCGCGGcgcgggcggggcgcggggcgctcgctggcggggaggggcggccgCCATTTTGGTGTCGCTGCCTGGGCTCGGAGCGGCGCGCAGGAGCCTCGCg cggcggcggcggcggcttcTTCGGGCGCTGAGGAGATGGATTCCGGAGCccgcccgggcggcggcggcggcgctccGGGGCAGTCCCGCGAGTACAAGCTAGTGATGCTGGGCGCCGGTGGCGTCGGCAAGAGCG CCATGACCATGCAGTTCATCAGTCACCGGTTTCCTGAGGATCATGATCCCACAATTG AGGATGCTTATAAAATACGAATACGCATTGATGATGAGCCTGCCAATCTGGATATCTTGGACACAGCAGGACAG GCAGAGTTTACGGCCATGAGAGACCAGTACATGAGGGCTGGCGAGGGATTTATCATCTGTTATTCAATCACAGACCGGCGTAGTTTCCATGAAGTGCGTGAGTTCAAACAGCTAATCTATCGTGTTCGACGTACCGATGACACTCCTGTGGTCCTGGTGGGAAATAAATCTGATCTGACGCAGCTACGGCAG GTCTCCAAAGAAGAAGGCTCTGCTTTAGCACGAGAATTCAACTGCCCGTTTTTTGAAACTTCAGCTGCGTACCGTTACTATATTGATGACGTCTTTCATGCTCTTGTGCGAGAAATCcgcaggaaagagaaagaagcagtaatggcgatggaaaaaaaatcaaaacctaaAAGCAGTGTATGGAAAAGACTGAAGTCACCGTTTAGAAGGAAGAAGGATTCAGTCACTTGA